The following DNA comes from Solidesulfovibrio fructosivorans JJ].
ACAACCGGGAAAGAACGCATACTTCATGGCTAGTTCCTTTCGGGGGCGATGACCTTGCGCAGGCCGTCGATGTTTTCCACGGGGGAATTGTCGGCCACGAACAGGCGGGCCGCTTCCACGACGCCGAGCTTGCCCTTGGCGAACATGCGCAGGGTGAAGGGCAGGTGCTTGGTGGCGGCGCTGGCCATGCCCTCGGTGCGGGGCACGAGTCTGACTTCGTTGAGCCGGCCGGTCTTTTCCAGGTCGGTGCGGAAGGCCTCGGCATGGCGCGGACCGGGGCCATCGGTATGGCCGGAAGCCACGGCCATGTGGCGCATGGCGGCGATGTCCTCCCCGGGGCGGATGTGCTTGGGGCATTTGGTGACGCATTCCATGCAATGGACGCATTTCCACAGGCCGTGGGCCAGGACGCTTTCCACGTGGAGCATGGGCTCGGCCGAGCGGGAGTCCTCGGCGTAGCGGGCGGCGTGGGTGAAGACGAAGGGCTCCAGGAAGTCCTCCCCGGAGTCGGCGAGCTTGTTGCATTCCGAGGCGCAACTGCCGCACAGGATGCAGTCCCACTGTTTGGCCACGGCCTGCATCTCCCGCGGGGACTGCCGGCACCCCTTGTCGGCCGAGAATTCGTGCTTGGCCAGCAAGCCCGGCTTGGCCAGGCGCAGGTGCTCGATCTTTTCTTCCCACGCCACCACCAGGTCGCTTATGACCTTGGCGTTGCCAAGCGGGCTTATGCGCAGCGCTCCCTCGCCCCAGATCTTGAGCAGGTCGTCGACCATGGTGTCGCAGGCCAGCACGGCGTTGCCGTTGACGCGCACGGCGCAGGCTCCGCAGATGGCGCTGCGGCACGAGGCCGTGAAGTTGAGTGTCGGGTCCAGATGCTCCTTGATGTGAATCAGGCAGGCGAGCACCGTCATGCCGGGCCGGTAGGCGAACGTGTAGCGCTGGCACCAGGTGTCCTTGCCGTCGAACCGGTCGATGAGAAAGGCCAGGGTATCCATCAGTATTTACGCTCCTGCGGTTGATGGCGGGTGACGGCCACCGGGCGGTAGTCGAGGCGGTAGTCGCCGTCCGCGACGGTCACCAGGCTGTGCTTGAGGAAGCTCGCGTCGTCGCGGGCGGGATAGTCCTCCCGGGTATGGGCCCCGCGGGACTCGTGGCGGGCCGTGGCCGCGACCAGGGCGCACCGGGCCAGGGTGAGCAGGTTGCCCACCTCCAGGAAGTGGGCATAAGCCGTGTTGCAGACCGGATTGGCGTTGCCGACCACGGCGGTCCCGTATTCCTTTTGCAGGTCGGTCACGGCGGCAAGGGCTCCGGCGAGCTTTTCCTCGGTGCGGAAGATGCCCATGCCCTCCCACAGGATGGCGGCCAGCTTTTCGCGCAGCTCGGGCGCGGTGGGGCCGTTCTTGCGGACGGTGGTTTCGAC
Coding sequences within:
- a CDS encoding succinate dehydrogenase/fumarate reductase iron-sulfur subunit — translated: MDTLAFLIDRFDGKDTWCQRYTFAYRPGMTVLACLIHIKEHLDPTLNFTASCRSAICGACAVRVNGNAVLACDTMVDDLLKIWGEGALRISPLGNAKVISDLVVAWEEKIEHLRLAKPGLLAKHEFSADKGCRQSPREMQAVAKQWDCILCGSCASECNKLADSGEDFLEPFVFTHAARYAEDSRSAEPMLHVESVLAHGLWKCVHCMECVTKCPKHIRPGEDIAAMRHMAVASGHTDGPGPRHAEAFRTDLEKTGRLNEVRLVPRTEGMASAATKHLPFTLRMFAKGKLGVVEAARLFVADNSPVENIDGLRKVIAPERN